The stretch of DNA AGCCACAACACATCCAAACAACCACGAAGCAAGGAGCATCGGCTAACTAACAGATTAAAATATTGACATTAACGCAATGGGGTAATTAAATGGCATCCATCACATTTATTCAGGTGCAATGACAGGTCAGGTGTGAGAGGGCAAGAATTTTTTAAGGCCCGGTGTCGGTTGTTGTCTCCACTTATCTCTCTCCTTCTGCGAGATTGTACaattttgtgaaataatttaaacgcgCAAGGGGAAAGCCCGATGTTGAAGTGAATTCCACCTTTTTGCATAAAGAGTTAGGTATTGGTCGAGTGAATTTATGGTCGGGATTCATCGATAATGAAGCAATTTGCATGAATTAGTACATCCAAAACTATAATACATTTGAAGAGACAAACAAAAGCGATTAATTCAGCAATGATTAGAAAAGagaataaatgaaattaaaagaaatggcttgttattgctttaaaaattacataaacGTAACGTAaactatgctaattaattaatattaattataaatattattacgtAACGAGCGAACATTGCATATAAATAATACGACAACAAAAACcaacattatttataattgaatgtagttttaacatttttacatttacaattaagttttcaatttatataaaacaaagcAGAAGGAGCGGAATTATATACGAAAGGAGACAAAATGCAGatatacaaaattcaatttatgtatatgtatatgacaaaaagcgaaaacacaagcgaaaaactacaaaaaaatcataatgataataaattaatgaaaacaaaaattatatttatatataaacatCAGAAACATAATTTCTTAGCATTTGCAGCCTAAAAACTAAATCTAAGCGTAGCCAGAAATGGAGTTtccgaaaaataacaaactatgaatgaagttttttgaaacaaacgcAATTAGAGAAACATGATtatgaaatttatatttaaatgcgatacatttaaaaaaaagaaacaaaaaacaaaacaaaaaacctatacaaacaacacacacacagaaaccaAGACACATATAGTAAGAACATTCCATCCAGTCAGTAGGAAATCGGGTCATCAACCAACTCTTCCTCCACTTTGGACTTTTGCTTCCCGTCTCGTTTGATCGATATGGGCCAAGTAATATTGGCCGGGTTACGGCCAGGATATAGTTCGTTCTCGGGTTCGTTTTCGTGCAATTATGAAATATCTTATGTTATGCCTAgaatttattatgttttatttctaaatcgaTTTGTAAATTGCAGTGCATCAATAAAATACActtccaaaataataatacaaatataccAACGcgttcttctttttattttcctaaatAAAAACGTTCAATTAGCctctagaaaaaataaaaactatccaataataatatttcgtgACAGTGGCGGGCAACTAAAACTATACCAACCAATTGTAAGCTATATAAAGTTTTAGTTCTTATCGGCCATCGCAAGAAATTGACTTTAGTAATGaaatgaatgaaaatgaatTGATGAAAAACAGGAAATTAATTCAATCTAAAACAGAActcaataaaacaaaattacaaagAACTTTTCATGGGAAATAGTTTTAATGGCGGAGTTACGTGTGGCCCAAATAAAAACacgtttaattttgtttttgtacacatgaatttcatttttattcgttttttcTCAGTTTCTCAGCTTTTGTCATTTCGCATTTCCAGCGTTTACACGCTACCAACTTTAAAATTGTTCTCCACTCCATAGCGCCAAATATATATGCCATTAagatatatttatactttttcatTTTGCTTTGTGACATGTGCTTATGCCTAGATAATTCAAAACTCGTCCTCTCGACTCACAAGGGAGGAAAAGCATGGAAAATGTGGAAATCCGAAGTTGAGGGTAGGTGAGCAGGTAGGTGTGAGGGGAGACACGAGCATGGGTAAGTGTCAGTTATAGGTTTCTTAGCTGGTATTACTCTATAGCTTAGACCGAATCGGAAATTATACTATGTGAGTGGAATTCTCAAGTTCCGGTTCGCATTCTTCGGCCGACATCATTTTTCAGCAAGTTATGACAATATAATCGTTTTACTTTCCTGTGTGGTAGCTTCTCTAAATGGACTTTTTGCTGTTGTTTGGTTTGCTTAGGCTGTATTGTATATTACTTGCCACCAATCCATTACTCAAGCGATCCAGCTTACAAAATGTGGTTCTAGTCTTTGCGTTTCTgtttcttgtttattatttatttttggtttttctttactttttaattgtaacaaaataatttacgattttaaatgaaaaccattaattttgtttttattataatattacttTATAGCTAGAGCTAAGTTTAAGCCTGTTCGCATGCACTAAACttgcatttcttttttcttaattttttttgcggGGTTTTCTTAGTATATAAAAATACCATTTATTGtgtgagatttttatttacttcatttcttaaatttgtctttaaatatatatttttatatgttatttatgtttacttTTCTAAACTTCgttgcgatttttttattgttgagaAAAGAAGTGTATGCAAAGCTACTGATATTCCAATCGAAATGCCGATAACAATGATTAATCTCGTCAGAAGTAAATGCCTTGACCTGGTTCTAAGCTTCAAAAACATTCAGATCCCAATCAGCCTGCCCATTACTAAAGAATTGAACTACTTCTGTCATATGATcagcaataaatatttaaaccttCTTTACCGTCCATTTAACTGAATCTATAAAAAATGTCATACTGTTGCCAAACTACGGAATCGTGATGATTCAGCCTTTTCTTTAAATCCATAACATAACGATCACAAACCGATCTGCATTGGAAATAGATTCCTTTCCCaaataaaaatcccaaaatctcGAACTGAACCAGTGCCAACAATCAATCAACAACGATCTGTGGATATATGCATATGTTAATCTTCTCTTTCAGGTTGTGGGCTTTAGGTACACAAGGTAATGTCGTCAGGGTACAAAAATGTGGGGAATCCCGTTCGCAGGTGTCTGTGTTTTATACATATGCATGTATACGGAAAGGATCTCCTGGAGATGTGTGTGTAATGCATTTGAGTAAGTTTATTTCGCTTACTTGAGATGCCGCGGCACAACCATAATAGATACACGTACAGCAACAAAGAAATACTGTCCAGTTATCGACTCGATTAAGTGTTAAGACTAAGTGTAAGCCGTGGATGCTGAGATATATattcatatacatatattcgtACACTTATTGAGCACTCGATTGTGAGCATACATTGGtagacttttatttatttctattttctctcaattggtttttattttattttgtacattttttttgtttgggttcCGGTATTTTCTGTGACAAGTCGCTTTTAAAGTATGTTGTAAATTGTATATTCAACCTTTTTCTCGTTCTTACTTTATATGATTATTCCtgaaactttattaaaataatctgTTCACCTAGAaatgattttagttttaaaaaatcgttaaatttcatttaatctTGAGCGAAACTacgtattataaaataaaaacgagaGATCGGATGAATATGCGTGTTAGACCtatgtaaatataaatgtaatttacaTGTTTTTTGGTTTCCGCGTATTCAGCATTTAAATTTACGGTTCGCTTTAGTCGCACATACATATTGGATATATAAGTTGATTATACATATGTTTATATACGAGAATATGTTTGCGTGTATATAGATGAATGCGCATATAATAGTAGACTtgtacataaagcaaaacatagaCATAACGTTATTCTTCCTATATATGTTCGGTATCATTATCtaagtatgtatatattttttgtttttcgatttgctgTTTTAAACACACACTCAATTTGCTTATGCCtaattgtacatacataaatgCTTATGCATGTATACCTACCtcaatatataataatttaaatttggctCCTGCGAGCCTCGTTCTTGtataattcatttattttctgcTTGGTTAAATATTATGTTGTCGCCTCACTTGTATATCGTTaatatatctttataaaaattatataatttaaagcttgTTTGTTACGTTCCAACTAAATGTACAAAATTTCGAATTCCGATCAACACCTGAAAAAAGAGCGTTAATGATGATTATGAACAAATACAGGGCTGTGCTGAAAGAATATTGTACAACATTTTAAGCAACTCAAATCGAGCTGAAAGTCGTTGCGTCAACTTGGTTTCGTTAAtgctaatttttgtttttcaaacaTACAACtgaattttcataaaaatcaccCTGTAAATTGTAGTTTTTCTTCTATCGCTTTATACTCTACTTCTTTTTATTATCCCTAGGACTATTCAATTACATACAATATACGTAATTCGCTACGACGGAAGCTTGTTATTTACACTAAGTTTAATTTCATTCGGAGTAAAGAATACAAGAATCGAGAATCCTAAAATGAAATATGTCCTATGTTAAAAACATATGTGTTGGCATATCTGACTACATCTGTGGTATTATTGTGAACTTTAAACGAGCTATTTGCTTTGACACTTTGAACTACTTTGAGTTGGCATCTTGGTTCCCGGTTCTGGACTGCGTATTAAAAATAAGCTATCGTTTCgttctttactttttttactttagGAATATTGTTTGGCATTTCAGTCATCAGCTTAAAACGTTAACTAAGGGTATGGCAActaaagatataaaaaaatagttcaatTAAACTAAAGGTAATTGTAAAACTTAGATACAATTAATATATACAACCTCTCGCAAAACGTTCTTTTACTTCATTTTACTGTTTTCGCAAAACTAATATCTGGtaaaaaactaaactatttataTCAACTAAGTTTATATGTTACTTGCAGTTTCTTGTAATCcgactttggtttttttgtttttcgcaatacaaatttaagattaattacaatacaatttttttgtgaagtTCTCACTCGGTTTCTGTTATTccaattgtttgttttctcATATGATTcgagaataaatatatttaatgcgCTGGTGAGGCGCAAGCAAATTGTGATTGCCCCAAAAACAAGACAAATTTCCTGGGCCTCGCAAAGTTTTCGGTGAGCGACAAAGAGGCTGCCTAAAATCAGGAGTATAATTCAAAAGTCTGGATGTTTTTATCGCTAATCGGTAGATCCTTGACCTGTCCTCTTTGgttaaagattttataaatctTCAAATCATTTGGAAATTTGAATAGTTGACTTTCGAAGTATAATCCTGATTATGGGCTACCATTTTTGTGAGTGCCCCTTAACAACTGATTTCGGAATGATTGTTGTTGTCCTTGTACCGCTCCGCGTATCCCTGGATGGTGAAGGGTGAATCGGCACCACCCGAACCCGTCGCGACGTCCCCGACGCTCTTGCAGGCACTAATCCATGTATCCACTGCCTATTGCAATTGCGATAGAACCGATGTGTCTGAGGTTATCTATGCACCGCCCTATAATCCCGACGATATCATTTCACTAATCAACTGGCTTCCGGAGgatatacttgatcaggtggGTCCTTCATTGGATATTATTTCGTTTTGTTAGCGAATGACCACTTTTATATCTTAGCTGACACCGCGCCTGATCGGCAAGCGCCCCAATACGTACACATTTACAAAAGCCTTAGCGGAGCATATGTTACTTAAGGAGGCTGGTAATCTGCCCGTTGCCATTGTGAGGCCATCGATTGGTGAGTTGAATAGATAGGATATAttacaaaatcaaaataatacgCTAAAACTGAAAGTTGACATTAACTCGCtttcaataaatgtaaaaatttaaatcaggATCTCTTCGCCtcttgtaaattatttgcatttattcGCAGTGACTGCCAGTCTGAATGAGCCGTTCGCCGGATGGGTGGACAACTTCAATGGGCCAACGGGCCTGGTTTCGGCGCTGGCCAAGGGCATGTTCCGCACGATGATGTGCGAGAAGAACTATGTGGCCGATATGGTACCTGTCGATATTGTGATTAACCTGATGATTGCCGCCGCCTGGCGCACAGCGACCCGCAAGTCCAACAACCTACTCATCTACAATTGTTGCACCGGCCAGCGCAATCCCATCATCTGGTCGGAGTTTGTCAAACACGCCATGACGAGTGTGCGCAAGCATCCCCTGGGTGAGCAGAGAAAATTAAGAATAGCAAATAGAAAATAGCAAATAGAAGAGCCCCCCAAGAAGCTCCTAATGTGACCATCGTAATTAACACggatattattgtattttccCAGAGGGCTGCCTGTGGTATCCGACTGGCGACCTGCGCATGAACCGCCCCATGAACACGCTGAACTGTATAGCCAAACACTTTTTGCCGGCCTACATCCTGGACGGAGTGGCTAGAATCATGGGCAAGAAGCCATTGTGAGTTGGGCCGGCCGCTCCCCCAGAGCTTTCAATTAGTATGCTTATAACGCCGTTGTACCCTTTATAGCGTTGTCAAcgtacaaaacaaaattgccaAAGCTGTGGAATGCCTCGAGTACTTCGCCACACGCCAATGGCGCTTCAAGGACGACAACGTCCACGCCCTGCTGCACACGCTGAGTCCCAAGGATCGCGAGATCTTCGTCTTCGACGTGCGCCACATCAACTGGGACAAGTACGTGGAGCGCTACGTCCTGGGCTTCAGGGAGTTCCTGTTCAAGCAGCGACCCGAATCGCTGCCGGCCAGCAGAAAGCGCATGCTCAGGTGGGAAATTTTCGGGTTATCTTAAAAATagcattttacaaaaattaattataattattaattttaataataaatttcgtTTCGATGCCTAGGCTCTACTATCTGCACCAGCTGACCAAACTGGTGGCGGTGCTGCTCACCTGGCGCTTCCTGATGTCGCGCTCGAAGCGCCTGAACGACTTGTGGAGCTCCTTCCTGGAGAACGCGCTCAAGATGGCGCGCTTGATACCCTTTTTGTAATTAAGTGCGGACGACGGCGACCGGTGTGGAAGCTTGGAGACAGCAACTGCGGACATTTGTATATGTGCTGGGATCTGGCAGGATCTGCGatgttcttcttctttgcGATTTCTAAATGCTTTAACATGGCGTACATTTTAGAGGTTCTTAGCAAATAgttatattcatattttttatatatgttaCAAATGAGTAAACAGCAGAAGCCACAACACATCCAAACAACCACGAAGCAAGGAGCATCGGCTAACTAACAGATTAAAATATTGACATTAACGCAATGGGGTAATTAAATGGCATCCATCACATTTATTCAGGTGCAATGACAGGTCAGGTGTGAGAGGGCAAGAATTTTTTAAGGCCCGGTGTCGGTTGTTGTCTCCACTTATCTCTCTCCTTCTGCGAGATTGTACaattttgtgaaataatttaaacgcgCAAGGGGAAAGCCCGATGTTGAAGTGAATTCCACCTTTTTGCATAAAGAGTTAGGTATTGGTCGAGTGAATTTATGGTCGGGATTCATCGATAATGAAGCAATTTGCATGAATTAGTACATCCAAAACTATAATACATTTGAAGAGACAAACAAAAGCGATTAATTCAGCAATGATTAGAAAAGagaataaatgaaattaaaagaaatggcttgttattgctttaaaaattacataaacGTAACGTAaactatgctaattaattaatattaattataaatattattacgtAACGAGCGAACATTGCATATAAATAATACGACAACAAAAACcaacattatttataattgaatgtagttttaacatttttacatttacaattaagttttcaatttatataaaacaaagcAGAAGG from Drosophila takahashii strain IR98-3 E-12201 chromosome 2R, DtakHiC1v2, whole genome shotgun sequence encodes:
- the LOC123002550 gene encoding putative fatty acyl-CoA reductase CG5065 → MVKGESAPPEPVATSPTLLQALIHVSTAYCNCDRTDVSEVIYAPPYNPDDIISLINWLPEDILDQLTPRLIGKRPNTYTFTKALAEHMLLKEAGNLPVAIVRPSIVTASLNEPFAGWVDNFNGPTGLVSALAKGMFRTMMCEKNYVADMVPVDIVINLMIAAAWRTATRKSNNLLIYNCCTGQRNPIIWSEFVKHAMTSVRKHPLEGCLWYPTGDLRMNRPMNTLNCIAKHFLPAYILDGVARIMGKKPFVVNVQNKIAKAVECLEYFATRQWRFKDDNVHALLHTLSPKDREIFVFDVRHINWDKYVERYVLGFREFLFKQRPESLPASRKRMLRLYYLHQLTKLVAVLLTWRFLMSRSKRLNDLWSSFLENALKMARLIPFL